AGCCTTTCCAGTAGTAAGCCCAGAAATAGCGCCCATCCAGCTTAATGACTTTATTAAACTCAGCAATCGCCTTGTTGTATTTGCCCGCTTTGTAATAAGTCTCCGCTACTTTAAAGCTCAGTTTTGTATCTTTGGGACTGAGCTTGAGCGCCGCCCGAAAGTCTATCGCCGCCTTTGCATAGTGGCGGCGGTCACTGTGCAGTATGCCTCGCTGATAATA
The nucleotide sequence above comes from candidate division KSB1 bacterium. Encoded proteins:
- a CDS encoding tetratricopeptide repeat protein encodes the protein MSSYLNRARAYKKLKSYTKALKDFEHCIQKNPEFKEAYYQRGILHSDRRHYAKAAIDFRAALKLSPKDTKLSFKVAETYYKAGKYNKAIAEFNKVIKLDGRYFWAYYWKG